A region of Carassius gibelio isolate Cgi1373 ecotype wild population from Czech Republic chromosome B11, carGib1.2-hapl.c, whole genome shotgun sequence DNA encodes the following proteins:
- the mxra8a gene encoding matrix remodeling-associated protein 8a yields MNLDVPLCARALFLAQLLASYLFSPVQGQSDGSGVVVAMYNISASQGSQAVLQCHSQRMVWTQDRLKDRQRVVHWDLLRSGPDHAMERVIDMFSAGDQRIYNGYNQGRINMPKTAFKDGNFSLVIKEVAMSDKGIYSCNLHHHYCHLYESIKVQLNVTKSARKERRFWDGQKAVFVVLVGSTVVLPCVNRRPIWTEGNSQEDQQQVVHWDRQPPGVRHDRADRLIDLYASGERRHYGPLFVQQKMNISATAFSQGDFSLIISDTQPLDQGLYSCHLHHHYCGLHERRIFQLTVTPPVPQIPQEPTDEPPYLPSENPNINMVEVPPHVINVILSEQRSHFLQQLGYILATLLLLALIVLAVVLLTRHRKGQGYDFDPRKEESAPLPTVTYVGHTSCVKKECERSIPEVKSSNQEETKLDYKNNLLKEAEMSKLCSQKSIDLDREMEKPSWK; encoded by the exons ATGAACCTGGATGTACCTTTGTGCGCTCGAGCGCTTTTCTTGGCTCAAC TTCTGGCTTCATACCTGTTCAGCCCTG TGCAAGGTCAAAGTGATGGCAGTGGCGTGGTGGTGGCCATGTATAATATCAGCGCGTCCCAGGGATCTCAGGCGGTATTGCAATGTCATAGTCAGCGCATGGTGTGGACACAAGACCGATTAAAGGACCGCCAAAGGGTAGTGCACTGGGATTTACTTCGTAGTGGCCCAGACCATGCAATGGAACGTGTCATAGACATGTTTTCTGCTGGAGACCAACGCATCTACAACGGCTACAACCAGGGCCGCATAAACATGCCCAAGACTGCTTTTAAGGATGGCAACTTCTCATTGGTAATCAAAG AAGTTGCAATGAGTGACAAAGGAATTTACTCCTGTAACCTGCATCATCATTACTGCCACCTGTATGAGTCGATCAAAGTTCAGCTTAATGTCACCAAATCAG CACGTAAGGAGAGAAGGTTTTGGGACGGTCAGAAGGCAGTGTTTGTGGTTCTGGTGGGCAGCACAGTGGTTCTCCCTTGCGTTAACCGCCGGCCTATCTGGACAGAGGGCAACAGTCAGGAGGACCAACAACAAGTGGTGCACTGGGACCGTCAGCCTCCAGGGGTCCGACACGACCGTGCCGATCGGCTCATTGACCTGTACGCTTCTGGTGAGAGGCGTCACTATGGACCACTGTTTGTTCAGCAAAAGATGAATATATCTGCCACAGCGTTCTCGCAGGGAGATTTCTCTCTGATCATCTCAGACACCCAGCCTCTGGATCAGGGGCTATACTCTTGTCATCTCCACCATCACTACTGCGGTCTGCATGAGAGACGCATCTTCCAGCTTACTGTGACACCTCCAGTCCCTCAGATCCCTCAGGAACCCACAGATGAACCTCCGTATCTTCCCAGTGAAAACCCAA ACATCAATATGGTGGAAGTGCCGCCCCATGTAATCAACGTCATCTTATCAGAGCAAAGGAGTCACTTCCTGCAGCAGCTGGGCTACATCCTGGCGACTCTCCTCTTATTGGCCCTTATTGTGTTGGCTGTTGTTCTCCTCACACGTCACCGGAAAGGACAAG gCTATGATTTTGATCCACGTAAAGAGGAAAGTGCACCTCTGCCGACGGTGACGTATGT GGGCCACACATCATGTGTTAAGAAAGAATGTGAGCGAAGTATCCCAGAAGTGAAGTCAAGCAACCAAGAGGAGACGAAGTTGG ACTACAAGAACAATCTTCTGAAGGAAGCGGAAATGTCCAAACTTTGCTCCCAAAAATCTATTGACCTGGACAGAG AGATGGAGAAGCCATCTTGGAAATAA